In the Chiloscyllium plagiosum isolate BGI_BamShark_2017 chromosome 15, ASM401019v2, whole genome shotgun sequence genome, one interval contains:
- the hmgn7 gene encoding high mobility group nucleosomal binding domain 7 isoform X2: protein MPPKRKVAGEPREEPKRKSPRLSAKSPPPRPEPKQKKASTKKEKAANDKKEEKKAPTKGKKGTKGKEETNQEDAKEETPSENGEAKNDEAQSTESCEEKEAKSE from the exons atgccacccaagagAAAG GTTGCTGGAGAGCCTAGAGAGGAG CCAAAAAGGAAGTCGCCAAGGTTGTCAGCA AAATCACCACCTCCTAGACCAGAGCCAAAACAAAAGAAGGCATCAACTAAA AAAGAAAAGGCTGCTAATGACAAGAAGGAGGAAAAGAAAGCACCAACGAaaggaaaaaaaggaacaaaaggcAAAGAAGAGACTAACCAAGAGGATGCAAAGGAAGAAACTCCCTCTGAGAATGGAGAAGCCAAAAATGATGAG gCACAGTCTACTGAaagctgtgaagagaaagaagCCAAGTCAGAGTAA
- the hmgn7 gene encoding high mobility group nucleosomal binding domain 7 isoform X1 codes for MDSSGVPSTDGCLDRAMLLESLERSQKGSRQGCQQNHHLLDQSQNKRRHQLKKKRLLMTRRRKRKHQRKEKKEQKAKKRLTKRMQRKKLPLRMEKPKMMRHSLLKAVKRKKPSQSNCICPSSPSMASIPPYCIVNREEYFYQLFYKYKVFLA; via the exons ATGGACTCATCGGGTGTTCCGAGTACCGATGGCTGTCTGGACCGTGCAAT GTTGCTGGAGAGCCTAGAGAGGAG CCAAAAAGGAAGTCGCCAAGGTTGTCAGCA AAATCACCACCTCCTAGACCAGAGCCAAAACAAAAGAAGGCATCAACTAAA AAAGAAAAGGCTGCTAATGACAAGAAGGAGGAAAAGAAAGCACCAACGAaaggaaaaaaaggaacaaaaggcAAAGAAGAGACTAACCAAGAGGATGCAAAGGAAGAAACTCCCTCTGAGAATGGAGAAGCCAAAAATGATGAG gCACAGTCTACTGAaagctgtgaagagaaagaagCCAAGTCAGAGTAACTGCATCTGCCCGTCATCTCCATCAATGGCATCCATACCTCCATACTGTATTGTTAACAGAGAGGAATATTTTTATCAACTATTTTATAAATACAAGGTTTTTTTAGCATGA